One Alphaproteobacteria bacterium DNA segment encodes these proteins:
- a CDS encoding cysteine hydrolase, with protein MDLNLKQSISFYNCLMIILPRVLIIVDMQNGFITKTSNHLLQPIEEIQYKFDHVILTKFYNPDPSPFREILDYHKLSPASDETKLAIKPRHDAFIIERCTYTCVTKILLAHLKNLKVKEIFICGIATEACVLKTVLDLFESNIKTWVIEDLCASDQDQDYHKAGIILLAKLIGPTHIITYKDTLNKIEKY; from the coding sequence ATGGATCTTAATTTAAAGCAATCCATTTCATTTTATAATTGCCTTATGATTATATTACCTCGTGTTTTAATTATTGTTGATATGCAAAATGGTTTTATTACTAAAACATCAAATCATTTACTTCAACCTATTGAAGAAATCCAATATAAATTTGATCATGTTATACTGACTAAATTTTATAATCCTGATCCCTCTCCATTCCGGGAAATTCTTGATTATCATAAACTGTCTCCTGCAAGTGATGAAACAAAATTAGCAATTAAACCAAGGCATGATGCATTTATTATAGAACGATGCACCTATACATGTGTCACAAAAATATTGCTGGCACACCTTAAAAATCTTAAAGTTAAAGAGATTTTTATATGTGGGATTGCAACCGAAGCTTGTGTTTTAAAAACAGTTTTAGATTTATTTGAATCTAATATTAAAACTTGGGTTATTGAAGATTTATGTGCAAGTGACCAAGATCAAGATTACCATAAAGCCGGTATTATTTTGCTTGCAAAATTAATAGGCCCAACCCATATCATAACTTATAAAGATACATTAAATAAAATAGAAAAATATTAA
- the ligD gene encoding DNA ligase D — translation MPENNLNIYNKKRDFSKTLEPKGKINKKHTYRYLIQKHDARRLHYDLRLELDGVLKSWAVTKGPSLDPNDKRLAVEVEDHPIKYKDFEGTIPHGLYGGGTVMLWDEGYWEPINDPHKGLHSGKLEFILHGKRLKGQWTLIRMKSQEKRTNWLLIKYNDDVAQDNDYDNLLKTYHTSVRSHKSMDEIAQNNSTQNNKKQNSSKIFKKKLPKFIAPQLATLSNTFPEGSHWIHEIKFDGYRIQTHFDQKEIIMFNRTGLDWTHKFRFIADKLSKLPIQTAILDGEIIVPDTHGISSFKMLQETLSQGQSSQFQYYIFDLLYLNGHDLTSLPLIQRKELLNPLLKIKTFENSIFYSDHFVHHEQNFLKKVCNLKLEGIISKRKDASYKSGRNKDWLKTKCHLGQEFIIGGFTLPKQHRHGIGALFLGYYRDQKLIYAGKVGTGFDQETSILLRKKLNLLLQKNMPFDHVPTQIKKNAYWVQPKLVCEVTFTEWTGNQYLRHPSFQGLRADKPASSITRDIALEQKKSSPKLNKKKSTNTTIKINGIEITHPNRIIYPDFNITKQELADYYSKIADYILPYIINRPLSIIRCPENVNESCFFQRHIPHDQSPYLYDTGIKIHKRNESYLMIKDIKGLISLVQLGVIEFHPWGCYANQPDKPNWIIFDLDPDPSLNKNYVIKAAQEIRERMHEFGLKSFVKMTGGKGLHVTIPIKPKYNWDTIKAFTKAIAQSMAYDKPNFYTARASKTTRKNKIFVDYLRNDYTSTAVAPFSVRARNIPTIALPCLWEDLKRLFLSEQMTIKKLSKYLINYQSDPWEDFFKIEQTIHSDYLQALAIDPK, via the coding sequence ATGCCCGAAAATAATTTAAATATTTATAACAAAAAACGTGATTTTTCAAAAACATTAGAACCTAAAGGAAAAATCAATAAAAAACATACCTATCGTTATCTTATTCAAAAGCATGATGCCCGACGTCTTCATTATGATTTAAGGCTAGAATTAGATGGTGTTCTTAAAAGTTGGGCTGTTACAAAAGGACCAAGTCTTGATCCCAACGATAAAAGATTAGCGGTTGAAGTTGAGGATCATCCTATAAAATATAAAGATTTTGAAGGTACAATCCCCCACGGACTTTATGGCGGAGGCACTGTAATGTTATGGGATGAAGGATATTGGGAACCTATAAATGACCCACATAAGGGATTACATTCAGGTAAATTAGAATTTATTTTGCATGGCAAAAGATTAAAAGGACAATGGACATTGATCCGTATGAAGAGCCAGGAAAAACGTACAAACTGGCTTTTAATTAAATATAATGATGATGTGGCCCAGGATAATGATTATGATAATTTATTAAAAACTTATCACACAAGTGTTAGAAGCCATAAATCTATGGACGAAATTGCTCAAAATAATTCAACTCAAAATAACAAAAAACAAAATTCTTCTAAAATTTTTAAAAAAAAATTACCTAAATTTATTGCACCACAACTTGCCACTTTGAGTAATACGTTCCCAGAAGGTAGCCATTGGATTCATGAAATTAAATTTGATGGGTATCGTATTCAAACCCATTTTGATCAAAAAGAAATTATTATGTTTAATCGTACCGGTCTGGATTGGACACATAAATTTCGTTTTATTGCCGACAAATTATCAAAATTACCTATTCAAACAGCGATTTTAGATGGAGAAATTATCGTTCCAGATACTCATGGAATAAGTTCCTTCAAAATGCTCCAAGAAACATTAAGCCAAGGACAAAGTAGCCAGTTTCAATATTATATTTTTGATCTTCTATATCTTAATGGCCATGATCTTACCTCCTTACCTTTAATACAACGAAAAGAATTACTAAACCCTTTATTAAAAATTAAAACATTTGAAAATTCTATATTTTACAGTGATCACTTCGTTCATCATGAACAAAATTTTTTAAAGAAGGTTTGCAATTTGAAATTAGAAGGTATTATTTCCAAAAGAAAAGATGCATCTTATAAAAGTGGCCGTAATAAAGATTGGTTAAAAACAAAATGTCATTTAGGTCAAGAGTTTATTATTGGTGGATTTACATTACCTAAACAACATAGACATGGTATTGGTGCCTTATTTTTAGGATATTATAGGGATCAAAAGCTTATATATGCAGGAAAAGTGGGAACAGGATTTGATCAAGAAACATCTATCTTGTTAAGAAAAAAACTTAATCTTCTTTTGCAAAAAAATATGCCTTTTGATCATGTACCTACACAAATTAAAAAAAACGCTTATTGGGTACAACCTAAATTAGTATGCGAAGTTACATTCACCGAATGGACAGGGAATCAATATCTCCGCCATCCTTCATTCCAAGGATTACGTGCAGATAAACCTGCATCAAGTATTACACGGGATATAGCCCTGGAACAAAAAAAATCTTCTCCTAAATTGAATAAAAAGAAATCAACAAATACGACGATCAAAATTAATGGTATAGAAATTACCCATCCCAATCGGATTATCTATCCGGACTTCAATATTACAAAACAAGAATTAGCGGATTATTATTCAAAAATTGCTGATTATATTTTACCCTATATTATCAACCGGCCCCTTTCAATTATTCGCTGTCCGGAAAACGTTAATGAATCTTGTTTTTTTCAACGACATATACCCCATGATCAGTCTCCTTATCTTTATGATACAGGAATTAAAATTCATAAAAGAAATGAATCATATTTAATGATCAAGGATATCAAAGGACTAATAAGCCTGGTCCAATTGGGCGTTATCGAATTTCATCCCTGGGGTTGTTATGCAAATCAGCCCGATAAACCTAATTGGATTATTTTTGATCTGGATCCAGACCCTAGTTTAAATAAAAACTACGTTATTAAAGCTGCCCAAGAAATTCGTGAACGCATGCATGAATTTGGCCTAAAAAGTTTTGTCAAAATGACAGGCGGCAAAGGGTTGCATGTCACTATACCTATTAAACCCAAATATAATTGGGATACAATAAAAGCTTTTACAAAAGCTATTGCACAATCTATGGCTTATGATAAGCCAAATTTTTATACAGCTAGGGCCAGCAAAACAACAAGAAAAAATAAAATTTTTGTTGATTATTTACGCAACGATTATACATCTACCGCAGTGGCACCTTTTTCAGTGCGTGCCCGTAACATTCCAACTATTGCCCTTCCTTGTTTATGGGAAGATTTAAAAAGATTATTTCTAAGTGAACAGATGACTATTAAAAAATTATCTAAATATTTAATTAATTATCAATCAGATCCTTGGGAAGATTTTTTTAAAATTGAACAAACAATTCATTCAGATTATCTTCAGGCTCTTGCAATTGATCCCAAATAA
- a CDS encoding Ku protein: MTLRPYWHGYIKLSLVSLPVNIYAALNRSRQISLHEIYRPTNQRVHHQNVVDGEPIDREDIVKGYEVEKGEYVIIEPEEIKKLKIPSSETLEITQFVGIDSIDPIYYETIYFVAPDGEKAEEAFVVIREALRQTNKMGLGQLAISGRERLCALKPCGSGMILQTLRYEDEIRESDPYFKDIDEKVDKDQLDLAKELIKRKTSAFKPDKFHDHYREALQELIDAKLENRKPEKIIEDKPSAKVINLMDALRKSLKESDKKNSTQDKSKNSLKKKSAKRRKAG; encoded by the coding sequence ATGACATTAAGACCTTATTGGCATGGATATATAAAACTTTCTCTTGTCTCGCTACCCGTGAATATATACGCGGCTCTTAATCGTTCACGCCAAATTTCTTTGCATGAAATTTATCGCCCTACAAACCAACGGGTTCATCACCAAAATGTTGTTGATGGCGAACCCATTGACCGCGAAGATATTGTCAAAGGATATGAAGTAGAAAAAGGTGAATATGTCATTATTGAACCTGAAGAGATTAAAAAATTAAAAATCCCATCTTCAGAAACTTTAGAAATTACCCAATTTGTTGGAATAGATAGTATTGACCCTATTTATTATGAAACCATTTACTTTGTTGCACCCGATGGAGAAAAAGCAGAAGAGGCTTTTGTTGTTATTCGTGAGGCTTTACGCCAAACCAATAAAATGGGATTAGGACAATTAGCAATAAGTGGACGTGAAAGATTATGTGCTCTTAAACCATGTGGAAGTGGGATGATACTTCAAACATTGCGTTATGAAGATGAGATCCGCGAAAGTGACCCTTATTTTAAGGATATTGATGAAAAGGTAGATAAGGATCAATTAGATTTAGCTAAAGAATTAATAAAAAGAAAAACTTCTGCTTTCAAACCTGACAAATTTCATGATCATTACCGTGAAGCTTTACAAGAATTAATTGATGCTAAATTAGAGAACCGCAAACCAGAAAAAATTATTGAAGATAAACCCAGCGCCAAAGTTATTAATTTAATGGATGCGTTACGTAAAAGTTTAAAAGAATCGGATAAAAAAAATTCAACTCAAGATAAATCCAAAAATTCTTTAAAAAAGAAATCAGCAAAACGACGTAAAGCTGGGTAG
- a CDS encoding glutathione-dependent formaldehyde dehydrogenase: protein MKAVVFHNVGDIRLEEVANPKIQNSQDAIVRLTASAICGTDLHMVRGTMPGMKSGTILGHEGVGIIEEIGRNVRNFKPGDRVVIASTIACGYCVYCRAGYFSQCDHANPNGKDEGTAFFGGPAASGPFHGMQAEKVRVPFAHVGLVKIPDNVTDDQAITVSDIFPTGYFGAELADIHDGKIVSVFGCGPVGLFTIISAKLMGAGRIIAIDHLPDRLEKAQELGAESINFDKENPVDTILDITGGIGTDCAVDAVGVDAEPPESKWQQWKNKVSGKEEQQKEQIKKAVPKQNPDGELWNPGGAPTQAIEWAVDSVAKAGTISITGVYTKKIQNFPLGKAMRKNLTLRMGNCNHRKYIPMLLDLISAGIVDPLKVLSHQEPLSDAIEAFKAFDRRDLGWIKVVLDPTNSKENKK, encoded by the coding sequence ATGAAAGCCGTCGTATTTCATAATGTCGGTGATATCCGATTAGAAGAAGTAGCCAATCCAAAAATTCAGAATTCTCAGGATGCTATTGTTCGTTTGACTGCAAGTGCTATTTGTGGAACAGATCTCCATATGGTACGCGGAACGATGCCCGGGATGAAATCCGGGACCATTCTAGGGCATGAGGGCGTTGGTATTATTGAAGAAATAGGACGTAATGTTCGTAATTTTAAACCAGGTGACCGCGTTGTTATAGCATCAACTATCGCTTGTGGTTATTGTGTTTATTGTAGGGCTGGATATTTTTCCCAATGTGACCATGCAAATCCTAATGGTAAAGATGAAGGAACTGCCTTTTTCGGTGGACCGGCTGCAAGTGGCCCATTTCATGGGATGCAGGCAGAAAAAGTGCGGGTACCTTTTGCCCATGTTGGTCTTGTCAAAATACCAGATAATGTAACAGACGATCAAGCAATTACTGTATCGGATATTTTTCCAACTGGATATTTTGGGGCAGAACTAGCTGATATTCATGATGGAAAAATTGTTTCTGTATTTGGATGTGGCCCTGTTGGGTTATTTACAATTATAAGCGCTAAACTTATGGGAGCTGGAAGAATAATTGCGATTGACCATTTACCTGATCGGTTAGAAAAAGCACAAGAATTGGGCGCAGAGTCTATTAATTTTGATAAAGAAAATCCTGTAGACACAATTTTAGATATTACTGGGGGTATTGGCACAGATTGTGCTGTTGACGCTGTTGGGGTTGATGCAGAACCACCAGAGAGCAAATGGCAACAATGGAAAAATAAAGTTTCTGGTAAAGAAGAGCAACAAAAAGAACAGATTAAAAAAGCTGTTCCCAAACAAAACCCTGATGGTGAATTGTGGAATCCAGGGGGAGCCCCCACCCAAGCTATTGAATGGGCTGTTGATAGTGTAGCCAAAGCGGGGACAATTTCAATAACAGGCGTTTACACTAAAAAAATACAAAATTTTCCTTTAGGTAAAGCCATGCGAAAAAACTTAACACTTCGTATGGGTAATTGTAATCATCGTAAATATATCCCTATGCTCTTAGATTTGATATCTGCAGGTATCGTTGATCCTTTAAAAGTTCTTTCCCACCAAGAACCTTTATCTGATGCTATTGAAGCATTTAAAGCTTTTGATCGACGTGATCTTGGGTGGATTAAAGTTGTTCTCGATCCCACAAATTCTAAAGAAAATAAAAAATAA
- a CDS encoding DUF4142 domain-containing protein → MNVPNFFLSIAILILFSLTFISSAEANTSTVESFVQKAAVANKFEIDSSQLALQKSNNSEIRRFAERMVNDHTKVGERFTTTLQSINQKAPETLDEKHKKLIERLEQSSGDDFNRLYVQLQTDAHKEAVDLFTDYSKNGKDPTLRDFAEKTLPDLKSHLEDIRKIKVK, encoded by the coding sequence ATGAATGTACCTAATTTTTTCTTAAGTATAGCTATTTTAATTTTATTTTCACTAACTTTTATTTCTTCAGCAGAAGCCAATACATCAACTGTTGAAAGCTTTGTCCAAAAAGCAGCTGTTGCAAATAAATTTGAAATTGATTCAAGCCAATTAGCTTTACAAAAATCAAATAATTCTGAAATTCGTCGATTTGCAGAGCGTATGGTTAATGATCATACTAAAGTGGGTGAAAGATTTACCACAACACTTCAATCAATAAATCAAAAAGCACCAGAAACTTTAGACGAAAAACATAAAAAATTAATAGAAAGATTAGAACAATCATCTGGTGACGATTTCAATCGCCTTTATGTTCAACTTCAAACAGACGCACATAAAGAAGCTGTCGATCTTTTTACTGATTATTCAAAGAATGGTAAAGATCCAACTTTAAGAGATTTTGCTGAAAAAACGTTACCTGATTTAAAAAGCCATTTAGAAGATATTCGTAAAATCAAAGTAAAGTAA
- the nfi gene encoding deoxyribonuclease V (cleaves DNA at apurinic or apyrimidinic sites): MFNINSQSIKWPDNLKEAASIQKQLANKVRLENNFANLNLIAGIDVSYDLTNNLSYAVIVTMTLDQLKPIQTIIKHLPTTIPYVPGFLSFREIPVILEALKDLPHRPDIFMVDGQGVAHPRGLGIAAHLGVLTNIPSIGVAKSKLIGSYQEPDWIKGSQSPLINKNKKIGTVLRSKDNVKPLFISSGHYIDHETAINVTIACLTKYRLPEPTRYADKISKNCKIITA; encoded by the coding sequence ATGTTTAATATTAACAGCCAATCTATAAAATGGCCGGATAATTTAAAGGAAGCTGCATCAATTCAAAAGCAACTGGCCAACAAAGTACGCCTAGAAAATAACTTTGCCAATTTAAATTTAATTGCTGGTATCGATGTAAGCTACGATCTTACCAACAATCTTAGTTATGCAGTCATTGTCACAATGACCTTGGATCAATTAAAACCTATTCAAACAATCATTAAACATCTTCCAACTACTATACCATATGTCCCTGGATTTTTATCTTTTCGGGAAATACCTGTAATTTTAGAAGCTTTAAAAGATTTACCTCATAGACCAGATATCTTTATGGTTGATGGTCAAGGTGTTGCCCACCCACGTGGTCTTGGTATAGCTGCCCATTTAGGTGTTCTTACAAATATCCCATCCATCGGCGTTGCCAAATCAAAATTAATTGGTTCTTATCAAGAACCTGATTGGATTAAGGGTTCACAAAGTCCATTAATAAATAAAAATAAAAAAATTGGTACTGTGCTTCGGAGTAAAGATAATGTAAAACCTTTATTCATTTCATCTGGACATTATATTGATCATGAAACAGCTATTAATGTAACAATAGCATGTCTAACTAAATATCGTCTTCCTGAACCAACACGTTATGCAGATAAAATTTCCAAAAATTGTAAAATAATAACTGCATAA
- a CDS encoding DNA starvation/stationary phase protection protein, translating into MAPQKSSIKNTSSNNVVEGLSRLLADSYTLYLKTHNFHWNVTGPMFSMLHLMFETQYNELALAVDLIAERIRALGSYAPGTYSAYKRLSSIQEEEKFPSASEMIKQLIDGQEKVVKTAYQVFPSAEKAGDQATMDLLTQRIQLHEKNAWMLKSLLA; encoded by the coding sequence ATGGCACCCCAAAAATCTTCTATAAAGAATACATCATCAAATAATGTTGTTGAGGGGTTATCACGATTATTAGCTGATAGTTATACATTATATCTTAAAACACATAACTTTCATTGGAATGTCACAGGTCCTATGTTTAGTATGCTTCATCTTATGTTTGAAACACAATATAATGAATTAGCTTTGGCTGTAGATCTTATTGCTGAGCGTATTCGTGCCCTTGGAAGTTATGCACCTGGAACTTATTCTGCCTATAAAAGGCTTTCATCAATCCAAGAAGAAGAAAAATTTCCTTCAGCTTCTGAAATGATTAAACAACTCATTGATGGGCAAGAGAAAGTAGTTAAAACTGCTTATCAAGTTTTTCCTTCTGCAGAAAAAGCAGGTGACCAGGCAACTATGGATCTTTTGACTCAACGAATTCAACTTCATGAAAAAAATGCTTGGATGTTAAAAAGTCTTCTCGCTTAA
- a CDS encoding undecaprenyl-diphosphate phosphatase yields the protein MNFYHLFDIIILSIVEGLTEFIPVSSTGHLIFLVDFLKFQAPPGRSFEISIQLGAILAVCVIYFNFLWQTLLKATYDPQARQFIFNIIIAFIPAALFGVVLGHFIKSFLFKTEIVASSLIIGGIAILFIERKIHTLKFDKIHAFPWWISLSIGCAQVIAMIPGVSRSGATILGALLLGVERKTAAEFSFFLAIPTMLGATTYTFYDNWHDLNMSNMYDIIIGLFFSFIAAFIVVKGLLSFVKNYGFTPFGWYRIALGTLMWAWILF from the coding sequence ATGAATTTTTACCATTTATTTGATATCATCATTCTAAGCATTGTTGAAGGGCTCACAGAATTTATTCCTGTTTCTTCAACAGGGCATTTAATTTTTTTAGTAGATTTTTTAAAATTTCAAGCCCCACCTGGACGCAGCTTTGAAATTTCCATTCAATTGGGTGCTATTTTAGCTGTTTGCGTTATCTATTTTAATTTTCTTTGGCAAACTCTTTTAAAAGCAACGTATGATCCCCAAGCCCGGCAGTTTATCTTTAATATAATTATTGCTTTTATTCCAGCTGCACTTTTTGGTGTTGTACTTGGACATTTTATTAAATCTTTTTTATTCAAAACTGAAATTGTGGCTTCATCACTTATTATCGGTGGTATTGCTATTCTTTTTATTGAAAGAAAAATACATACACTTAAATTTGATAAAATTCACGCCTTTCCCTGGTGGATATCTTTAAGTATTGGGTGTGCACAAGTTATAGCGATGATCCCTGGCGTTTCACGTTCTGGCGCAACAATTTTGGGAGCGTTACTTTTGGGGGTAGAAAGAAAAACTGCAGCAGAGTTTTCTTTTTTCCTTGCAATACCAACAATGCTAGGTGCCACAACCTACACATTTTATGATAATTGGCATGATCTTAATATGAGCAATATGTATGATATTATTATCGGATTATTCTTTTCTTTTATCGCTGCTTTTATTGTCGTTAAAGGATTATTATCTTTTGTTAAAAATTATGGATTTACACCTTTTGGTTGGTATAGAATTGCACTTGGTACATTAATGTGGGCATGGATTTTATTTTAA
- a CDS encoding LysR family transcriptional regulator, which yields MDWDKLRIFHAVAEAGSFTHAADSLKLSQSAISRQISSLEDSLNISLFHRHARGLILTEQGEVLYRTSHEIFTKLALTETQLKENKEKPKGSLRVTTTVALGSTWLTPKMKEFLDIYPDVRLELLLDDRELDLSMREADVAIRLSPPKQPGLIQRHLMTLQMAIYASHNYIEKYGIPKTLDDLEKHKLIGYGEGMKPPIPEVNWLLKENLNPRKFRKLFFTVNNIYAILRATENGIGIATLPDYLVMNNKNLIPILTELQGPKFHAYFVYPEELRNSKRIQVFRDFLLKEIDETIPNKKNFSL from the coding sequence ATGGATTGGGATAAATTACGTATTTTTCATGCCGTAGCTGAAGCTGGAAGTTTTACCCATGCAGCAGATAGTTTAAAGCTTAGTCAATCAGCTATTAGCCGACAAATTAGTTCTTTAGAGGATAGTCTGAATATAAGTTTATTTCATCGTCATGCGCGTGGGCTTATATTAACAGAACAAGGGGAAGTTCTTTATCGTACAAGCCATGAAATCTTTACTAAATTAGCTTTAACCGAAACGCAACTTAAAGAAAATAAAGAAAAACCTAAAGGATCGTTACGCGTTACAACTACCGTGGCTCTCGGATCCACTTGGTTAACTCCAAAAATGAAAGAGTTTCTTGATATATACCCGGACGTTAGACTTGAGCTTCTTCTTGATGATCGTGAGCTTGATCTATCGATGCGTGAAGCAGATGTTGCAATTAGATTGTCACCACCCAAACAGCCAGGGCTTATTCAACGACATCTTATGACACTGCAAATGGCTATTTACGCATCACATAATTATATCGAAAAATATGGCATACCAAAAACTTTAGATGATTTAGAAAAGCATAAACTTATAGGGTATGGTGAAGGAATGAAACCTCCTATACCTGAAGTTAATTGGTTACTAAAAGAAAATTTAAATCCCAGAAAATTTCGTAAACTTTTTTTCACAGTTAATAATATTTATGCTATTTTACGCGCTACAGAAAATGGTATAGGGATTGCAACTCTACCAGATTATCTAGTTATGAATAATAAAAACTTAATACCAATTTTAACTGAACTTCAGGGGCCTAAATTTCATGCATATTTTGTTTATCCTGAAGAATTACGTAACAGCAAAAGAATTCAAGTATTTAGAGATTTTCTTTTAAAAGAAATTGATGAAACTATTCCAAACAAAAAAAATTTTTCACTATGA
- the trxB gene encoding thioredoxin-disulfide reductase, producing MTHPSSNKIIIIGSGPAGYTAAIYAARAGLSPLLFEGLQPGGQMTITTDVENYPGFAEVIQGPWLMEQMRAQALQVGTRIINNIITKVDFTKKPFICYDDDQTSYTSKTVIICTGAQAKWLGLEGETKYRGFGVSACATCDGFFFKNKKVCVIGGGNTAVEEALFLTHHAAKVILIHRRNQLRAEKILQERLFKHPKIDVMWDSVVIDVKGTENPLTVSQLEIKNLHTNYTHLIDTDGVFIAIGHEPSTKLFDGQLDLDSEGYILTKPDSTATSIPGIFAAGDVKDKIFRQAITAAGMGCMAALEADKYLARLSL from the coding sequence ATGACCCATCCTTCATCTAACAAAATTATCATTATAGGATCTGGCCCAGCCGGTTATACAGCTGCAATTTATGCAGCCCGAGCAGGATTATCACCTCTTCTTTTCGAAGGATTACAACCCGGGGGTCAAATGACAATTACAACAGATGTAGAAAATTATCCAGGTTTTGCAGAAGTTATTCAAGGACCTTGGCTTATGGAACAAATGCGCGCCCAAGCCTTACAGGTAGGAACACGAATTATAAATAATATCATTACGAAAGTAGATTTCACAAAAAAACCTTTTATTTGTTATGATGATGATCAAACTTCTTATACTTCTAAAACTGTAATTATATGTACAGGTGCCCAAGCAAAATGGTTAGGGCTGGAGGGAGAGACCAAATACCGAGGATTTGGTGTCTCTGCATGCGCCACATGTGATGGTTTTTTCTTTAAAAATAAAAAGGTTTGTGTTATAGGAGGCGGAAATACAGCTGTTGAAGAAGCTCTTTTTTTAACTCACCATGCTGCTAAAGTTATACTTATTCACCGCCGCAATCAATTAAGAGCCGAAAAAATACTTCAAGAGAGATTATTTAAACACCCAAAAATTGACGTTATGTGGGATAGTGTTGTTATTGACGTTAAAGGTACAGAAAATCCATTAACTGTATCTCAATTAGAAATCAAAAATCTTCATACAAATTATACCCATTTGATTGATACAGATGGGGTGTTTATTGCTATAGGACATGAACCTTCAACAAAATTATTTGATGGTCAATTGGATCTGGATTCTGAAGGTTATATTTTAACGAAACCGGATTCTACAGCGACATCCATACCAGGTATATTTGCCGCAGGTGATGTTAAAGATAAAATTTTTCGTCAAGCTATTACAGCTGCAGGCATGGGATGTATGGCAGCTTTAGAAGCTGATAAATATTTAGCACGACTTTCTCTTTGA
- a CDS encoding Lrp/AsnC family transcriptional regulator produces MHRPRQLKLDQVDLQILNDLQNNGRMTNVELAERAGISAPPCLRRIRVLEENNYILGYHAHINSEALGYGVTIFAQVSVISHAEQDLNAFEQLVSSWPQVRECYMLAGETDFLLKIVASDWDSYQRFLTTKLTSAPNVKHVKSSLAIRLSKFSPGIPIESHEKMNEKVHQKM; encoded by the coding sequence ATGCATCGTCCACGTCAATTAAAACTTGATCAAGTAGACCTGCAAATTTTAAACGATCTGCAAAACAATGGGCGTATGACCAACGTTGAACTTGCAGAAAGGGCGGGTATTTCAGCACCTCCTTGTTTACGACGTATTAGAGTATTAGAAGAGAATAATTATATTCTAGGCTATCATGCCCATATTAATTCTGAAGCTTTAGGATATGGTGTTACAATTTTTGCTCAAGTTAGTGTTATTAGCCATGCGGAACAGGATTTGAATGCTTTTGAACAATTAGTAAGCTCATGGCCCCAAGTTCGAGAATGTTATATGTTAGCAGGTGAAACAGATTTCTTATTAAAAATAGTTGCATCTGATTGGGATTCGTATCAAAGATTTTTAACAACTAAATTAACATCGGCACCAAATGTTAAACATGTTAAATCTTCTTTGGCGATTCGTTTAAGTAAATTTTCTCCTGGTATTCCTATAGAATCTCATGAGAAAATGAATGAAAAAGTTCATCAAAAAATGTAA
- the rpsF gene encoding 30S ribosomal protein S6 produces MSFYENVFIVRQDMSQAQVEALADTFSSILVDQGGKVLKREYWGLKNLAFRIKKNKKGHYLFLGIDAPSPAVVEMERNMRINEDILRYLTVHVHKLEEGPTAMMQNHNRDKEDHIYEHEDDLRTAVEN; encoded by the coding sequence ATGTCATTTTATGAAAATGTTTTTATTGTCCGTCAGGACATGTCACAAGCCCAAGTTGAAGCTTTAGCCGATACTTTCTCTTCTATTCTTGTTGATCAAGGTGGAAAAGTATTAAAAAGAGAATATTGGGGATTAAAGAATTTAGCATTCCGTATTAAAAAGAATAAGAAAGGTCATTATCTTTTTCTTGGTATTGATGCACCATCTCCTGCTGTTGTGGAAATGGAACGTAATATGAGAATTAATGAAGATATTTTGCGTTATCTTACAGTTCATGTTCATAAATTAGAAGAAGGGCCAACTGCGATGATGCAAAATCATAATCGGGATAAAGAAGATCATATTTATGAGCATGAAGATGATCTTCGGACAGCTGTTGAAAATTAA